From a region of the Zonotrichia albicollis isolate bZonAlb1 chromosome 5, bZonAlb1.hap1, whole genome shotgun sequence genome:
- the LOC141729207 gene encoding uncharacterized protein LOC141729207, producing SHSHSFFFLCVISLSTHPSHFHPFPLLTALSRSTTLHDLSEDELEHATPVMVLTPSNRELGGKKLIKRRFRRKKETGDNGGHTEKQGKGRNCKLHPEPPRSSWNASDSSSSSDESQWAQARRRAREKARMARRGRRNNRSCSNQDGSSNSNAVELVTLGTTGKEKQEVSDPENPTLNHRRRISRLKESQSSASSQDARISSRKCGKSKGKSSHRDRQPAPFLRHTKDSFAEAGSGSDALAAPDHGAPAGAGPTVPHAAQKPPVLYDDWSDDLEVCRLVPNKKDLTFLGGVSPCHDLSAFPLTAFCHSFSVIN from the coding sequence TCTCAttctcattcttttttttttctctgtgtgattTCTCTTTCCACCCACCCTTCCCATTTCCATCCCTTTCCTTTGCTTACTGCTTTGTCTAGATCAACTACCTTGCATGATTTGTCAGAAGATGAGCTTGAGCATGCAACCCCTGTCATGGTGCTGACCCCTTCTAATAGGGAGCTGGGTGGTAAGAAACTCATAAAACGAAGGTTTAGGCGGAAAAAAGAGACTGGAGACAATGGTGGGCACACAGAAAAGCAAGGAAAGGGGAGAAACTGTAAATTGCATCCTGAGCCTCCAAGATCCAGCTGGAACGCATCTGATTCATCATCATCTTCGGATGAGAGTCAATGGGCTCAGGCTAGGAGGAGAGCAAGAGAAAAGGCCAGGATGGCcaggagagggagaagaaacaatAGATCATGCAGTAACCAGGATGGGTCCTCAAACAGTAATGCTGTTGAACTTGTCACCTTGGGGACaacaggaaaagagaaacaagaggTGTCTGACCCTGAGAATCCCACTTTAAATCACCGCCGAAGGATTTCGAGGCTTAAGGAATCACAGTCTTCAGCATCATCTCAGGATGCAAGGATTTCCTCaagaaaatgtgggaaaagcaaagggaaaagctCCCACAGAGACCGGCAGCCTGCGCCTTTCCTTAGGCACACCAAGGACTCCTTTGCAGAGGCAGGCTCTGGCAGTGatgccctggctgccccagaTCATGGAGCACCTGCTGGGGCCGGGCCCACTGTGCCTCATGCTGCTCAGAAGCCTCCAGTGTTGTATGATGACTGGTCTGATGATTTAGAAGTATGCAGGTTAGTCCCTAATAAGAAGGATTTAACATTCTTAGGAGGAGTTTCTCCCTGCCACGATCTGAGTGCCTTTCCCTTGACTGCTTTCTGTCACTCTTTCTCAGTAATAAACTAG